The stretch of DNA ATATTAAGCACCTcaagagagagataatatatgttAATTCTTTGAGAAACGATGGACTGGAATGCTATACTCTaccttttcatttttattcctacttttacagttgaatctctctctctctctctctctctctctctctctctctctcatattgaattCTAGACACTAACAATCTAAAGCTTTTAAAAAGAGGTGATTCAAGGCATCATTCTTAACACTATATGGAAAGTTCCAATTAATTCCCTGTGatacaaataaattaaattaaaattaaatcaattaaatcaTACGGGAGTAATTACACAatcatatttctataaaaaaatattatatttcaatgaaaaagCAGGAACTATCTTATAAGGAAAATGAAAAGCAACAAAGTTCTCTGGAATACCAAAACTGACAGTTTTTATCAAGTACCGCAATTCAACCAATTTCGTCCGTCACATAAAACTTCAATAacaacttttaataaaaaaaaaaaaatccattctttcTGTTGGACGAATGTATGCGAGAAGAGATGAAATTCTCTGAAAATTCAAAATAGTGGAGAATGAAAGTTTATGATGCATCAAAAGAATGGAACCAAAAGTTCATGAAATGTTCATGAAATGTCAAAGACCATTGTATACGAATGCGAATGAAATTTCAGGAGAGGCAAACAAACGttcgaatggaaaaaaaaaaaaaccgaggatGGGGAAACGTTTATGGAatgtgaaaaggaaaaaaggaaacttaaAAAACCGCAAACACTAGTTTAGGAGATGTCAATAAACGAATAAACAGGAGAGATTATAACATATTACGGAGTATCCTTATGGTATCAAAAATACTATCAAAACATTTCGAGAAATCAAAatgtactaaaaaaaaatttcaactcctTTCATCACTAGCcatgataataatatttcaattttcgatcggttgaaacaaataaaaaaacaatcatATTTTCATGAAGCTTCATAGTggatagaaaaaaaatcttgtgcCTGATACGAGCCGcaaaaatacatttatttgaaaataaaagttcacataaataaaaaaaaatcggtgcACAATTTGCCAACCGAGATTTAAATCTTACCAGCCACAGAAATATGAttaaaaactagatttttttttttggggggggtgataaATCAGGTCATGACCTACATCCGTTTAATGGCGGATGGATGAAAGAATTATTACTAATTGGTTAAAGCCCCCAATCTAATGAACGTACAATAAATGATAACttggtaattgattgattgattgagttatctggcatcctgacatcgataaCTTGGTGATAACAAATTCGAGTCTACAGACCCTGGAAACTTCCAAAGGTTATCTTCAGATACTGAGAAAATCTGTGCCGAATCCTTGTCCTCGTAAAAACAAAATGAACATGTGAGGACCTATAACAACAAAAGCTCTTATAAAATCTATGTATAATTTATCAATGTCTCTTCCCAATAGAGTCGTTGTGATCATCCAAGATTAATAACAACAACCCCGCCCTTTTTAAGGAAAGTATCCAAGGGCTGAAGAGATCACAATATGAGAAATACTAAGAATAAGCAAAGTACGGGGATAAACGATCCCATTACAAAAAGCTCTAATGAGAAATGAAAAGTCCCTGACTAAAAATCCAAAAATACAAATTCTAGGCGAGTATTTCAAGATGAATGCAATGTTCACGAATAACAGTATCCATGAAGAATTTAAAGTCCAGAACAAACATTTGTCTTGGGGGGGAAACACGTCCTATACTACAgtctaccgtaaaaaaaaaaaaaaaaaaaaaaaaaaagcgcagaACATGTGAAGTACAAAAGCTCATGAGTATAAAGTCCCATAGTTTGATGCCCCGCCCAGGCATTATAGCTTTTGGCCATAAGCTCAAAACTTTTAACAACTTGCCTTAACTTTAAACCTGACCTTGAATCATAGGGCAAATACACTCGGAATTTAGATTACAGAGATAAGAAAGTTCTGGCGTTTGTATTGCCGGCATTTTATGTTCCTCCTTTAACACATGGTAAGTgttttatgtaaatcttttatttTGAATACAGTTACCAATTACGTAAACATTTCTATAAAATATTTCGACTCCTATTTGAGTGAATAAGTGACTTTTCAGTACCCGAAGTCAACGcaaataatgaaaggaaaataaactttaacTTGAAGAGCAAGGCCCCTTCCGGACAGTACCGGACCAATGAGAAGACTTGTTAATCTTTATAGCACTATCAAAAATACGCAATTTGGATAGGGAAATTTTCCGTTAAAAatagttttcagccgtatttcagtaaaatacaggcgaccgtaatttttaccctttggTATTATctttaccggttggtgaccataatatcactcaataacgtcaatatatccatttttaaaacggtaaatgcctggcaacatttattacaggatttttaccgtttttacggcaaaattttaacattGTACCTAACCTTCTTATGGAGAAAATGTGTCAtgctataaataaaaacaaaaataataatcataaataatgccAAACTCTACTCTAATACAGAACTTCCAATGGAACCCTTGGTTCGTATGCCTCTACAAGAGTTAGTGGGTGCTACTCACACCGCAAAGCATTTATATTCACATAGCTTAAAGGTGATACGTAATCATTACCTCGTAACTTGAATTCTTCATTCCATTATGTGTAAAAATCTTCCTCGAAGTTTTATTTTCGATAGTGGTCATAAATTCATTTAAACAACACGTTAAGTTTGACattcattaaaattttatttactgCGTGGTTATTCGTTATACTTACTCCAGTTTACTGGTTATTGTCATTTTAAGTGTATTGGCAATCTATTCAAAGGAATGGTTGATCATtctgattaacaataataataaatgaagaagaaaaagatcaaGCTTTAACTGCaccatatatcaaaatgtaaacaCCTCACTAACTTAAATTATATAGAGCTTTTAAAAACATCAAAGCCAAAAATGAAGGAAACTCAAAATACCCAGAATTCCCAACATCTCCAAGAGTAGTTTTGCAGCAATACTTTCCGGCTAGAACACTTGCCCTCATTAAGCCGGAGTTGAATGGCCCAACTATATCGAAAGGGACCATATGCGAAAGGAGGAAAGCCGTTATCCCAAATTGGCCCATGTAACCCTTAATGAACAACTGAGGGGCGACTCTAATCAGAAGCATAAACACTGCACAACGAGCGAATACAAGATGATATTGCCATTTTGGCCTTAATGATGACTAACAAAATACATTTCGAGTGGAATTCCATTTTCGACAACGCATAACCTTGCTAGAGTTCGAGTTTGATTGCTTTTCTACTAAAGAAAAATCcactattttttctcattttttttaaagtGACTTTGTTCATTTCGATCTTCCAGCCGTGGATCAGTGgctaaatacttctccattccgtCACCTCGAAATGATACATGGTTCTACTTTTCggaattgaataaaatattttctaattagTTGCAACCTAGATGCAGGAAAGACACGAGGCGTGCAACCCCATTTACAAAAGATTTCTTTAGATCTCAGTGGTTAACACCTACCCCCAATCCCCGAAGCACATatttaaacgtggtgaaagggtttctgtatcgccatgatcagcaaagctatacgagTCATgtccacccatactaagttggtttcctgtgagcgaccagactaaagtctaccaccatcaccaatccgcactggccagagtggtgatgaaaatgtccaagctccagacatgactaagaacatgtctgaggtctttgtcctacagtcgaCTAGCAGCGGCTGCattggttgttttatatatatatatatatatatatatatatatatatatatatatatataatatatatatatatatacacatttgtatatattatgcatatatatacacacacacacacacacatatatatatatatatatatatatatatatatatatacatatatatatatgtatatatatatatatatatatatatatatatatatatatatatacatacatatatatatatatatatatatatatatatatatatatatattccaaaggaaAACACTCAACATCAAATCATGAAGTACGAATTCATTTAGACCGGGTAATTAAAACAGTCATGAACTAATACCTATAATCAAATTCAGAGTCAGAACAGATATGCGTTCTTTGGTTCAAACGTGTTTTATGTCAAAGGCAAATAAGGGTTATTTATCCAATCGTAATTCAAACAGCTTTGATTTAAAACTTAATGGAAGGGAATCCTATCCATGATGAAGTCGATGGATAATTTACTTTAAAAGGGTTGAAAATAAAGGAATTGACGAAATTGAATATTTAAGGGTTAAACATCAGAAGGCAAAGGATGACATAGATTATATATTTAAGAATTGATTATGGAAAAAAAAGAATTGATGAAATACATAgatagaaatattttttgtttttttgtaacaTGCATGTTAAATAAAAATTTTGGAAAGCCTTTTAAATAAAGCCATTATAAAAaataactgaatatgcaatgggagatgaactatcattggaaggagaaaggattaatgaggtagaatcatttaaatatccaagaactatgatctcttatacagggtctttagaattggagttcaatgaacgattgaaaaaaaaaaaatcaatggctaagttaagaaaaatttggaaattaattcgcctaaaattacctataaaaatcagactttatatcagtttagtaagttcGGTGTTACTTTAcggacaatgaaacaatgtccaaacgattttgtagacttgagaacaaagccatcagaatgatattgggagttagatagcgggacaggattagaaatgaagatataagagacattactaaagtgccacatgtggatgagatcatggtgacgggtagaaggagatggtttgggcatccacttcacactccccaagagattttGGTTCaccaacttttaactgggctccacaaggcatcagaaGAGTTGGTaggccctggcctacatggctgaggactatgaagcgtgaagtaggagatgatgtaaggagaagtgttgaattaaaagctgaagatagagacgactggcgaaatctagctgaggccctttgcctcaatagtcgtagatgatgatgatgagatttaatagctaatagctctctctctctctctctctctctctctctctctctctctctctctctctctctctctctctctctctctcttgcccgaAGACCTaacaaattcatctctctctctcttgcccgaAAACTTAATTAATTCATCTCTCTCGAAGACTTaattaattcatctctctctctctctctctctctctctctctctctctcgccagaagactttctgaatctctctctctctctctctctctctctctctctctctctctctctctctctcgccagaagactttctgaatctctctctctctctctctctctctctctctctctctctctctctctctctctctctctcttgcccgaAGACTTaaggaattcatctctctctctctctctctcttgcccgaAGACTTAAAGAATTCATCTCTCTCGAAGACTTaattaattcatctctctctctctctctctctctctctctctctctctctctctctctctctctctctctctctctctcttattaggtaTTCCGTTCGTTTACGGATAACCTTCATGAAGACGTTTTTGGAATTCAAGGAAGACGTGCGCACGCACACACCCAGATCGCCGGAGAATTATTGAAGCCTCCAGCCAAAAAGGAGGTAAAGAACATTTTTTCAAATTTAGAGCTCATTTCAGCGCTACCATGGGTAttatatgaatattgataataaaactgAATTTTGTATGTGTGCTAAATCTGAATACAACGTTACAAACACATCTTGTTTTAACGTTAACTGTATCAATTTACCGCTTCGGGGAATAATCACCCCGAAATCATTCGAACTAGGCCTGCCGGTTTATCTGAAAAAGGATATCCGGCCATTCCTGGGAGAGCCGTTAGGAAAAGCTAAGTTTGGTTTAATCCGTGGACTAGGTCACGAGCTCTGGCCGTATTGTATAAAAGAAATTAACCGTCATGCTACATCGCATGAAGTGGAGATGCTTGTTCAGCTGCGACACTTAGCAGTACCTAAAATAATTGGTCTCATAAATGACCGCACCAAAATTTTGATGACTCGTCACCAGATGACGCTAGAAGAATGGGTGAAGCAGAAAAAAACCATCACAGAATGATTTATTTTGGACATTAATAGAACTGGCTAAAGTTTTACAATCATTCCATAATGATAGTTATTGTCATAACGACGTGCACGTATATAATGTTATGATTGACATTTTTCCCGAAGGACGTGCAAAGGTAATTTTGGTGGATTTGGGACTGACTAGTAGGATCGAGGAAAGGTTACGAGTAAATGTGGGACGTTGTCCGTCGCAGGGTTAACCCTGGTCCGTGGTTCCTTCCCAAACTCAAAACGAGGTCGAGGATTTGCACCCCTGGAACAGATGCCTGGAGCTTGGCATATGCcatcaataaattaataaaatcagccTCCATTAACATAGGAAGATCACTCCGCGATATCTTGGATCGGTTTGGGACTTGCCAAGGAGACGAGTCTTACTGCTCTATACAATATCTGCTACTTGCATTAAGGGAAGAACTGAAACAAGGGTATACCGGGAAACTGGAAACCAAGTTTTTCGCGGGTGTAATATCCCCAAATCATTTATGTCCGATAACTCATCTGCCAGTTTTTAACTCAGGACAAATCGAACCCTTCATAGGACAGCCGATAAATCGACCTTTTAGTCAGTTCATTCCACTAGAAACAAAACTTTGGAGATTCTGCGtcaaaaaacaaaggatttttagTGTCCAAAATGAAGCGAACATGCTCGCTCAGCTAAAACATTTGGCAGTCCCCAAAATAATCGGAATCATATCTGATGTCAATAGTTTAataatgacaagaaatcagatgacgTTATATGACTGGGTGATGAAGACTAAATCATTCAAGAAATGCTTATTTGCGGCTTTAGAAGAACTAGGAGAAATTTTGAAATCCTTCCACAATGAAGGTTATTGTCATAACGACATTAGACCTGGTACTGCCATGGTTGACATTTCTCACGAGGGACATGTGAAGGTGACTTTGATCGATTTAAGACTCAAGACGAGGATCGGTGAAAGTCTACAATCTCCGAAATGGAAGGGGAGGAGTTGCTCTCCTCTAACAGATGACTACGGCTTCGCGTTTACCGTCTTTTCTTTAATAAGGGCCTCGTCGATCAACATAGGGCCCAAACTCCTCAATACCCTGTTTCGGTGTAAACGCTAGGCCAGAGATGGATATTACTGCAATCTCCAATTTCTGTTACACGCGTTAAAAGAAGACATGAATGAAAGTCCATATGGATATGTAAAAGTGGCAGAGAATGATAATCATGAAAAGGAACATACAAAGACCGAGAAAGAAGGGGAGAAATGGGAAGAAGGAGATGCAGAAGACAAggaaggagaagcagcagcagcagaggcagAAACAGCAGTACAAACAGCAGCAGTAGCAGGAGCAGAAACAACAGCAGAGGCAGCAAAGGCGGCAGCAGCCGCAGCTGCAGCACCAGCAGAAGCAAAGGCAGGAGAAgtagaggcagcagcagcagcagcagcagaggcagCTAGAGCAGCAGCAGTGGCAGTGGCAGCAGCAGCCGCAGCAGCAGCAGAGGCAActagagcagcagcagcagaagcagaggCAACAGCAGCAGCAGAGGGAGCTGCCCCAGCAGCAGTAGCAGTGCACAAAAAGCGACAGCAGCAGAAAGAAGAGCAAAAACTGCAGCAGCAGAAACATCAGTAAAAAAAGCAGCTTCAGAAGGAGCAGCACCAACAGGAAGaggagcagcatcagcagcaataaTCTACTCTGCATACCTAGGGGATATTCTGCAAATGGACTCAGCAGTTGGAAGAAATATGACTTggtctattatgctttgttccttgatgaagatttacctgtactgttttttgtcaggtggaaaaatgcaaaaAAGACAAGTCTGTCATTCTTTTAGTATGCTGGCCTCCCTGAAGAAGATCACCAGAGATAAAAAGATGGAAGAAAAACTAAAGGAGCCGGAGATGCACCAGCAGCACCAGGAAAAGcaacagcagtagcagcaaaagcagcagcaacagcaggagaAGCTCCAGTAatgggaggaagaagaggagaatcagcagcaatAATCTACTCTGCCAACCTAGGGGATATTCTgcaaatggactcagcagaaggaagaaatCTGACATggtctattatgctttgttccttgatgaagattcatttgtactgtttctttgtcaggtggacaaatgcattAAAGACAAGTTTGACTCTCTCTTATTATGCTGTGCTCCCTGAAAAACAAGATTccctgtatatagatagatatcagaAAAAAGGAGGATGAACatcagcagcagcaagagtagcaGGCGGCAGCAGCAGCAATAACCTATTATGGATACCTGGAAAGCGATATTCTGCAAATGGACTGGACAGAGGAAAGAGCTATGACTTTGACTATTatactttgttccttgataaagattcacttgtactgtttctttgtaagGAGCAAAAATAGTCCAATGTCTACATATATTCTTTTGTACCTACACCTTTGTGTATTTGTGAGAGAATAATCTAGAAAATGggctttaaagaaaaaataagtcaaGACTTCTTTCCTGTGCTGCCAATATAGCTCTTCCAAACGCCAACCTCATAATTCATTGGGAATAATCATACACCAAATGGAGAGAAGAAAGTTAACTTCTTGATGAAGACCTTTTACAAAAGATCTTTGTCTTGTGGGTAAAATGTTGGATATCTAGATCAGTTCTCTAAGATATAAACCCTCAGAATGAAGAGTGTCCTGGAGAAAGGAATTGATGCAGGATAATTTTGTGGCTTGGCTTGTTAGGTTGATGAGATTTTTCCATGCCAATTGACATTAGCCAGCACAGTCAAGTCTGTGACATTAGGCACAAGAACAAGCCTTCGTCTCCCATTAATAATCATGCAGGATAACCAAGCAGTTTCATTTCCTCACATTTATCTATTGAGGAACTTGAAATGTAATCTTCAGTAATGATTGACTGCTATTCGTAATAGTCCTACCTTTGAGATGCTCAGTCTTATAGTGTCCTGCGGTGTGTTTTGTTGCTGGAATGATTTCAACAGACGTGAGCAGTGTCGTGGGAACCAAGACTGCAGctatttttcatgaaaatagaaGTAGACTAAACCCACCTGATCCTTATCCGGTGGtagggcaaatatatatatatatatatatatatatatatatatatatatatatatatatatatatattataaatatatttatatataaataaatatatatatatatatatacatatttatatatatagatattatatatataaatatatatagatatatagatattaaatatatatatacatatatatgtaaatatatataaatatatatacatatatttatataaatatatatatatacatatttatatatagatattaaatatatatatatatatatatatatatatatagatattaaatatgtatacatatatatgtatatatatgtatatacacatatatacaaatatatatatatatatatatatatatatatatatatatatatatatagatataaatatatatagatatatactatatatatatatacatatatatatatatatatatatatatatatatatatatatatatatatatacatacatagagacgactggcaaaatctagctgaggccctttgcctcaatagtcgtagatgatgatgatgatgatgataagatttaATAGctaatagcgctctctctctctctctctctctctctctctctctctctctctctctctctctctctctctctctctctctcttctaagagcATCAAATATATCAAATATGTGCAGTGAAATGCCTTAGCAAATAAGAACTTATTTGAGGACATAGAAGCTAACTAATAAAATTTAGCCATTGCAGATTATTTTATTACCTTCTATGTCCTCAAATAAGTTTTTATTTGCTAAGGCATTTCACAGCACGGTCAGCTAATCAAGATTAAAATTATATCTAATTTCATTCATAGTTTCCAACATTCCATTTCATGCAATGATTTTAGGATTCACTTGGCCATTTCACATGAAAAATTATAcataatcatcataatctcctcctacacattgacgcaaagggcgtaaGCAAAAGGAACACAGACTGGAACCgtaatgaaaacaataacaaaaaacagaCTCGGTGCTTTATTAATAGTCAAATTGATAACCTCAGGCAAATAGtatcaaaaacttaaaaaaaaaaaaaaaaaaaaaaaaagtaggttttaATAATGGAAGGATTCTAATTGATAATTCTATCTCTTGTAATTTTCAGTCATTTTTATTACTGATTAATCTAAAAAAAAGTGACATTGGCATAAAATTGATGGATTTTATTACACAACCTTATGATTTTCTCTTTCGCTTTTTTAATTGCGACTCTTTATCCTTCTCTTCAAAAGTACATTATATTTAATTCAAAAATGCACATTAAAAACGCATACAAATGAAATTCTTCACCTCAaaacatttgaaaacttgaaaagtttaaataaaatcaAACTGTTTGTTTTCAACAGCTGTAAAAACTTGGTAACATACACAATGAGGGATTCACACTAATATATAAATTACACCAATTAGCTATGCATTAGTTACCAATCAGCTATACTATCCCCAGTTATACATAAAGACCATATGAACTTTTGCACCGATTTAGCTCATTCTAAGCTTCTACTGGAAAATAATCCTTACAATCCCACTAGTTACGTTGATTAATAAAAGGCAAATTCATAGTATAAAGAAACACACCTTGGTATAACCTGTCTTTATATGGTCAATGTTTCTCAACCCATATTTCTATAACCACATCAGAGTCAAATCTATAACCTTAAGCAAACCTCAAGGCAGATGCCCAATACACCTAAGGTCATGGACAAAAGGGGTACGAGATCATGACACGTCTACAACCAAAGACCACTGCTACATTGATCATGGGTGTCTACTGCCACTTGCGGGTTCAATGCTAGTTTGAGGACCACCACAACTATACTCGTACATGATGTCATAAAGATCGATGTCGTTTGATGACATGAATTCAAAATGGGATCAAAAGTTGCAAACTTTACCTAAAATCGAATCAGTTGTGTGACAGCAAAGTTAAAAATTGAGTCAAATAATGCTAGTTTAACATAAATGTGTGATACCATCTTGAATACAAGCAAATGTATATATTCCCTATTGAATACAAACGAATATCTTTCCTATTGCATACTTGCAAATGTATTTCCTATTAATACAAGCAAATGTGTCTCCTACTGAATACAAGCAAATGTGTATATTCCCTATTGAATACAAACGAATTTCTTTCCTATTGCATACTTCCAAATGTATTTCCTATTAAATACAAGCAAATGTGTTTTCTATTGAATACAAGCAAATGTAAATATTCCCTGTTGAATACAAGCAAATTTCTTTCCTCTTGAATACTTGCAAATCTATTTCCTATTGAATACAAGCAAATGTGTTTCCCACTGATACTAGCGAATGTAATTCCTACTGAATACAAGCAAATTTGTTTCCTATTCCATACTTGCAAATGCATTTCCTATTAAATACAAGCAAATATGTCTCCTACTGAATACAACCAAATGTGTATATTCCCTATTGAATACAAGCTAATTTCTTCCCTATtgcatacatacaaatgtatttcCTATTAAATACAAGCAAATGTATTTCATACATGTTGTCCCAAAGGAGGAATTAGGCTTAGGCTTAGTGTTTTGGATTTAAAGGTGGGGTTAGCGAGTAAGGTGTAAGGTTTGGCTGACCTAAGGGAATACAAATCCCCGACTTCATTTACAGATCAAAAGGACCGAGACAGAGACGAGTCAGACCAAGAACATATGACGATTTAGAGGGGAGATATAGAGAAAGGCGAGGCGCCTCGACTGGAAAACAAATTACGCATATACTGTAATTGCTACTAACAGTATGTTTGtgttttcttatgaaaaaaaaaatattatttctttaaaaaaaggcAATGTAAACAAGGAAATATGGTATATAAAACACCCATAACAAACGTTATAAATTATATGACTTAAGATTTTTTAaatactacaaacacacacacactatatatatatatatatatatatatatatatatatatatatatatatatatatata from Palaemon carinicauda isolate YSFRI2023 chromosome 44, ASM3689809v2, whole genome shotgun sequence encodes:
- the LOC137634389 gene encoding tol-Pal system protein TolA-like, whose translation is MNESPYGYVKVAENDNHEKEHTKTEKEGEKWEEGDAEDKEGEAAAAEAETAVQTAAVAGAETTAEAAKAAAAAAAAPAEAKAGEVEAAAAAAAEAARAAAVAVAAAAAAAAEATRAAAAEAEATAAAEGAAPAAVAVHKKRQQQKEEQKLQQQKHQ